A DNA window from Gopherus evgoodei ecotype Sinaloan lineage chromosome 22, rGopEvg1_v1.p, whole genome shotgun sequence contains the following coding sequences:
- the LOC115638701 gene encoding basic proline-rich protein-like, which produces MGWQARTWVGRVDISGPKMDTTGHGDQGGGRTLQDRGWGRGRTPQDTGPGWGNGKTPRTVEEPPQNTGPRVGEWKDPQDPGARVGEWKDPQDPGQGSNPPGHKARVGEWKDPQDPGQGSDPPGHKARVGEWKDPQDPGPGRDPPGHRAQGRGVEGPRGPRVGEWQDPQDPGQARDTPVHRARVGEWKDPQDLGPGRDPPPGHRARVGEWKDPQDPGARVGEWKDPQDPGQGSDPPGHKARVGEWKDPQDPGPGRDPPGHRAQVGGVEGPRGPRMGEWQDPQDPGQARDTPGHRARVGEWKDPQDPGPRVGDWKDPQDPGQGRDPPGHRAQGWGMEGPQDPGPGWGRIDNWPCSLLWRRS; this is translated from the exons atggggtggcaAGCCAGGACTTGGGTGGGGAGGGTTGACATCTCAGGACCCAAGATGGACACCACAGGACATGGGgaccagggtgggggaaggacactgcaggacagaggatggggaaggggaaggaccccccaggacacagggccagggtgggggaatggaaagactcccaggaCAGTGGAGGAACCCCCCCAGAACACTGGGcccagggtgggggagtggaaggacccccaggACCCAGGGGCCAGGGTGGGGGAATGGAAGGACCCCCAGGACCCAGGGCAGGGGAGCAACCCCCCAGGACACAAGgccagg GTGGGGGAATGGAAGGACCCCCAGGACCCAGGGCAGGGGAGCGACCCCCCAGGACACAAGgccagggtgggggagtggaaggacccccaggACCCAGGACCGGGGAGGGACCCCCCAGGACACAGGGCCCAGGGTaggggagtggaaggaccccgAGGACCCAGGGTGGGAGAATGGCAGGACCCCCAGGACCCAGGGCAGGCGAGGGACACCCCAGTACACAGGGCCAGGGTGGGGGAATGGAAGGACCCCCAGGACCTAGGACCAGGGAGGGACCCCCCCCCAGGACAcagggccagggtgggggagtggaaggacccccaggACCCAGGGGCCAGGGTGGGGGAATGGAAGGACCCCCAGGACCCAGGGCAGGGGAGCGACCCCCCAGGACACAAGgccagggtgggggagtggaaggacccccaggACCCAGGACCGGGGAGGGACCCCCCAGGACACAGGGCCCAGgttgggggagtggaaggaccccgAGGACCCAGGATGGGAGAATGGCAGGACCCCCAGGACCCAGGGCAGGCGAGGGACACCCCAGGACAcagggccagggtgggggagtggaaggacccccaggATCCAGGGCCCAGGGTGGGGGACTGGAAGGACCCCCAGgacccagggcaggggagggatccCCCAGGACACAGGGCCCAGGGTTGGGGAATGGAAGGACCCCAGGACCcaggcccaggctgggggaggatcgaTAACTGGCCATGCTCTCTGCTCTGGCGGCGCTCCTGA
- the SEMA6B gene encoding semaphorin-6B isoform X3, which yields MSVITARWAGPLALTPLPCPLQAECRNFVKVLLVRNESTLFVCGTNAFNPICANYSMDTLEPIGDSISGMARCPYDPKHANVALFTGGMLFTATVTDFLAIDTVIYRSLGDSPTLRTVKHDSKWFKEPYFVHAVEWKSHVYFFFREIAMEFNYLEKVVVSRVARVCKNDKGGSQRVLEKQWTSFLKARLNCSVPGDSHFYFNVIQSVTDILYLDGRPVVLAVFSTPSNSIPGSAVCAFDMAQVASVFEGRFREQKSPESIWTPVPEEMVPKPRPGCCAAPGMRYNSSSSFPDEILNFVKTHPLMDESVPSLGHAPWIIRSMTRFQLRKIVVDSAAGPWGNCTVVFLGSNTGTVLKFLIKPNISASPAAVSAGSQSLLLEEFETYHPGRCGRDNEDERKLLGMELDKATGSLLLAFPPCVVRVPTARCQQHSGCMKNCLGSRDPYCGWTPEGSCIFLETSTRAVFEQDIAGGSTSHLGECEGLVTESFVEEPDGLVSVNLLVISSVAAFVIGAVISGFSVCWFIGHRDRKELARRKDKENILAHSESVVSVSRLGERRARGGQPENLLAPLMQNGWPKGLIKVSQHDLDSGVLPTPEQTPLQQKRCPSNLKNCSWEQSHNLINASIREPPCAGSSVILLHSSHAQMPHHLRAGRVIPICHSMLMDQELEDEVSDSSVDMHYLPVSGARERGEGPRGQQQPPPSHRPGLGRSSCGEFPVTPHDSPDRRRVVSAPSGEARDGSHWNPDKLNFNSNNAARQAAAHLKRNHTFNSAENPGVYSRHAGPPQPPTLGSQHTLTDLSQLLKYGIERTPSVK from the exons cgtaaTCACAGCGCGCTGGGCGGGGCCGCTGGCTctgacccccctcccctgtcctCTCCAGGCAGAGTGCCGGAACTTCGTCAAGGTGCTGCTGGTGAGAAACGAGAGCACGCTCTTCGTGTGTGGGACCAATGCCTTCAACCCCATCTGCGCCAACTACAGT ATGGACACCTTGGAGCCCATTGGAGACAGCATCAGCGGCATGGCCCGGTGCCCCTACGATCCCAAACATGCCAATGTCGCCCTCTTCACAG GCGGGATGCTGTTCACAGCCACGGTGACGGATTTCCTGGCAATCGACACGGTGATCTACCGGAGCCTGGGGGACAGCCCCACTCTGCGCACCGTCAAGCATGACTCCAAGTGGTTCAAAG AGCCCTACTTTGTCCACGCTGTGGAGTGGAAGAGTCACGTCTATTTCTTCTTCCGGGAGATCGCCATGGAGTTTAATTACCTGGAAAAG GTGGTGGTGTCCCGGGTGGCGCGGGTGTGTAAGAACGACAAGGGCGGCTCGCAGCGCGTGCTGGAGAAACAGTGGACGTCCTTCCTCAAGGCCCGGCTGAACTGCTCCGTGCCGGGAGACTCGCATTTCTACTTCAACGTCATCCAGTCGGTGACAGACATCCTGTACCTGGACGGGCGGCCCGTGGTGCTGGCTGTCTTCTCCACACCCTCCAACAG CATCCCCGGCTCAGCGGTCTGCGCCTTCGACATGGCACAGGTGGCGTCTGTCTTTGAGGGGCGCTTCCGGGAGCAGAAATCCCCTGAGTCCATCTGGACTCCCGTGCCGGAGGAGATGGTGCCAAAGCCGCG GCCCGGGTGCTGCGCAGCCCCCGGCATGCGCTATAATTCCTCCAGCTCCTTCCCGGACGAGATCCTCAACTTCGTGAAGACGCATCCCCTGATGGACGAGTCAGTGCCCTCCCTGGGCCACGCCCCGTGGATCATCCGCAGCATGACTCG gTTTCAGCTCCGTAAAATCGTGGTGGACAGTGCAGCGGGGCCCTGGGGCAACTGCACCGTGGTCTTCCTGGGCTCCAACACCGGCACCGTCCTCAAGTTCCTGATCAAGCCCAACATCAGTGCCAGCCCCGCAGCCGTCAGCGCCGGGAGCCAGAGCCTGCTCCTGGAGGAGTTTGAGACCTACCACCCCGGCAG GTGCGGCCGAGACAACGAGGATGAAAGGAAGCTCTTGGGCATGGAGCTGGACAAAGCTACGGGGTCCTTACTGCTGGCCTTCCCCCCATGCGTGGTGAGGGTGCCCACTGCCCGATGCCAGCAGCACTCGGGCTGCATGAA GAACTGCCTCGGGAGCCGGGACCCCTACTGCGGCTGGACCCCCGAGGGCTCCTGCATCTTCCTGGAAACCAGCACCAG GGCTGTGTTCGAACAGGACATCGCTGGAGGCAGCACCTCGCACCTCGGGGAGTGTGAGG ggcTGGTGACAGAGAGCTTCGTGGAGGAGCCAGACGGGCTGGTCTCCGTGAATCTGCTGGTGATCTCCTCCGTGGCTGCCTTCGTCATCGGGGCGGTGATTTCCGGCTTCAGCGTGTGCTGGTTCATCGGGCACCGGGACCGCAAGGAGCTGGCGCGCCGCAAGGACAAAGAGAACATCCTGGCGCACAGCGAGTCGGTGGTGAGCGTCAGCCGGCTGGGCGAGCGCCGCGCCCGCGGGGGCCAGCCCGAGAAcctcctggccccactgatgcAGAACGGCTGGCCCAAGGGGCTCATCAAGGTGAGCCAGCACGACCTGGACTCGGGGGTGCTGCCCACCCCCGAGCAGACCCCCCTCCAGCAGAAGCGCTGCCCCAGCAACCTCAagaactgcagctgggagcagagccacaaTCTCATCAACGCCTCCATCCGTGAGCCGCCCTGCGCGGGCTCCTCCGTCATCCTGCTGCACTCCAGCCACGCCCAGATGCCCCACCACCTCCGGGCCGGGCGCGTCATCCCCATCTGCCACTCCATGCTCATGGACCAAGAGCTGGAGGACGAGGTGAGCGACTCCTCCGTGGACATGCACTACCTGCCGGTGAGCGGGGCGCGGGAGCGGGGCGAGGGgccaaggggccagcagcagccgcCCCCTTCCCACCGGCCCGGCTTGGGCAGGAGCTCCTGCGGCGAGTTCCCCGTCACGCCGCACGACAGCCCGGACCGGCGCCGGGTGGTGTCGGCGCCGAGCGGGGAGGCCAGGGACGGCAGCCACTGGAACCCTGACAAGCTGAATTTCAACAGCAACAACGCCGCCAGGCAGGCAGCCGCCCACCTCAAGAGGAACCACACGTTCAACAGCGCGGAGAACCCGGGGGTGTACAGCCGGCACGCCGggcccccgcagccccccacgCTGGGCAGCCAGCACACCCTCACGGACCTCAGCCAGCTCCTCAAGTACGGCATCGAGCGGACTCCCTCGGTCAAATAG
- the LOC115638705 gene encoding uncharacterized protein LOC115638705 encodes MGAVPAPYAEPRSPPCQAPEDRQNAELISTSSAKVLAQCEGGRATVKGPAWREGGQAMAKGPARREEGQATVKGLARGEGGQAMAKGPARHEGARAAVKGLVRREGGRAVAKGPARCEGGRAVAKGPAQREGGWAAVKGLVRRKEGQAAVKGLAWRKGGWAVVKGPARCEGGRAAGRPRPSAKEAEQRRAREGAVKQGARQRVTVYPILMGTDDTNPRCCRPLAQQSRTRQAREQHVPGRSQGGVRGGTPKRVGPKLESGPRSGMDLMAPG; translated from the exons ATGGGGGCTGTCCCTGCTCCCTATGCTGAACCCCGGTCACCTCCTTGCCAGGCCCCAGAGGACAGACAGAACGCAGAGCTGATAAGCACCAGTTCTGCAAAGGTCCTGGCCCAGTGCGAAGGAGGCCGGGCTACGGTGAAG GGCCCGGCCTGGCGCGAAGGAGGCCAGGCTATGGCAAAGGGCCCGGCTCGGCGTGAAGAAGGCCAGGCTACGGTGAAGGGCCTGGCCCGGGGTGAAGGAGGCCAGGCTATGGCAAAGGGTCCGGCCCGGCACGAAGGAGCCCGGGCTGCGGTGAAGGGCCTGGTCCGGCGCGAAGGAGGCCGAGCTGTGGCAAAGGGCCCAGCCCGGTGCGAAGGAGGCCGGGCTGTGGCGAAGGGCCCAGCCCAGCGTGAAGGAGGCTGGGCTGCGGTGAAGGGCCTGGTCCGGCGCAAAGAAGGCCAGGCTGCGGTGAAGGGCCTGGCCTGGCGCAAAGGAGGCTGGGCTGTGGTGAAAGGCCCGGCCCGGTGCGAAGGAGGCCGGGCTGCAGGAAGGCCCCGACCCAGCGCGAAGGAGGCCGAGCAACGAAGAGCCCGGGAGGGAGCGGTGAAGCAGGGCGCAAGGCAAAGAGTCACAGTGTATCCAATATTGATGGGAACAGATGACACTAACCCGCGCTGCTGTCGTCCCCTGGCACAGCAGAGCAGGACAAGACAGGCCAGGGAGCAGCATGTTCCAGGGAGAAGCCAAGGAGGCGTCCGTGGTGGGACTCCTAAGCGGGTGGGACCTAAACTAGAGAGTGGCCCCCGCTCAGGCATGGATCTGATGGCACCAGGCTGA